From the genome of Vicia villosa cultivar HV-30 ecotype Madison, WI linkage group LG2, Vvil1.0, whole genome shotgun sequence, one region includes:
- the LOC131651483 gene encoding formin-like protein 4: MALNMMFHLLSHVLVLQIFLIQTHYCQPQNQNIETFYPIETPQQSTPPSPPSSSQAPTSSTTSSSSSTTNSSSNSKIVTAVAATAAGTLVLSALVFFFVLKCFRAKKKNVRVNNNSNNNDSSLVHRNVVPQVKNVFERMEGNIKGLIVDEDGLDVVYWRKLQDQNFDKDMKKGVFLNSPRNKDHDQGKGLESNNQEIHLLRGKSSTSHMNIFPQESSYTIMKITPPAPPPPINDSSQPFSLKLLPSSPRKLSTFFSTIPNVTNYHGPSMVSDDRKSQEPPPPPPPPPPPIVPDRKSSAPPPPPPPPPPIPDRKSLATPPPPPPPMSTKKISTPAPPPPPKTSGLKLKSSSKPPPTPLETKSSNNIQGSSSSEVKLKPLHWDKVNTNLDHSMVWDKIDRGSFRVDDGLMEALFGYVATKPTGNTSKGKESTSPNKDASTNAFILDPRKSQNTAIVLKSLAVSRKEIIDALVDGQGLNADTIEKLSRIAPTEEEQSQILEYEGDTTKLAAAESFLYHILKAVPSAFKRLNAILFRLNYDSEIKEIKEILQTLEMACKELRNQGVFVKLLEAVLKAGNRMNAGTNRGNAQAFNLVSLRKLSDVKSVDGKTTLLHFVVEEVVRSEGKRAVLNRNHSLTRSFSRSSSSSSIGDSKNSATSDEQKLMEYIKLGLPIVGGVSAEFSNAKKIALTDYTSFIGSISTLSAKIVEIRQLVLQCGNDKGGKFVREMNHFLENSEKDLQLVREEQTRIMQLVKRTTDYYQGGALKDSAGEQALYLFVIVKDFLGMVDQACIEIARNMQKKKTSKAKS; encoded by the exons ATGGCTTTAAACATGATGTTTCATCTTCTAAGCCATGTTCTTGTTTTACAAATTTTTCTAATACAAACTCACTATTGCCAACCTCAAAATCAGAACATTGAAACTTTTTATCCAATTGAAACTCCACAACAATCCACACCACCATCACCACCATCATCATCACAAGCACCAACATcttcaacaacatcatcatcatcatccacaacAAATTCTTCATCAAACAGTAAGATAGTAACTGCTGTAGCAGCAACTGCAGCAGGAACTTTAGTTCTTTCTGCTCTAGTTTTCTTCTTTGTTcttaaatgctttagagcaaagAAAAAGAATGTGAGGGTGAACAACAATAGCAACAACAATGATTCTTCTTTAGTTCATAGAAATGTTGTGCCTCAAGTGAAGAATGTGTTTGAGAGAATGGAAGGTAACATAAAAGGActtattgttgatgaagatggctTGGATGTTGTTTATTGGAGAAAGCTTCAAGATCAAAACTTTGATAAGGATATGAAAAAGGGTGTTTTTTTGAATAGTCCTAGAAACAAAGATCATGATCAAGGGAAGGGTTTAGAGTCCAATAATCAAGAAATTCATTTGCTTAGGGGaaaatcttcaacctcacatatgAATATATTTCCACAAGAATCTTCATATACAATTATGAAGATtacacctcctgctcctcctcctcctatTAATGATTCTTCTCAACCATTTTCTCTAAAGCTTCTTCCTTCTTCGCCAAGAAAGCTCTCTACTTTTTTCTCAACAATTCCAAATGTGACAAATTATCATGGACCATCAATGGTTTCGGATGATAGAAAGAGTCAAGAACCGCCTCCACctccgccacctcctcctccaccAATAGTACCTGATAGAAAAAGCTCTGCGCCGccgcctcctcctcctcctcctccaccgATTCCAGATAGAAAGAGTCTTGCAACACCTCCGCCGCCTCCTCCTCCGATGTCAACTAAAAAGATTTCTACTCCAGCGCCGCCTCCACCACCAAAGACAAGTGGATTGAAACTAAAGTCATCATCAAAACCGCCACCTACCCCTCTTGAAACAAAATCTAGCAACAATATACAAGGGAGTTCTTCAAGTGAAGTGAAACTAAAACCATTGCATTGGGATAAGGTGAATACTAATCTTGATCACTCTATGGTGTGGGACAAAATCGACCGCGGTTCATTCAG GGTTGATGATGGTCTTATGGAAGCTCTATTCGGGTATGTTGCGACCAAACCAACCGGTAACACTTCAAAAGGAAAAGAGTCAACAAGTCCAAACAAGGATGCATCAACAAATGCTTTCATTCTTGACcctagaaaatcacaaaacactGCTATAGTTTTGAAATCTCTTGCAGTCTCGCGAAAAGAAATCATTGATGCACTCGTCGATGGCCAAGGCCTTAATGCAGATACAATTGAAAAGCTTTCAAGAATCGCTCCAACAGAAGAAGAACAGTCTCAGATACTCGAATATGAAGGAGACACAACAAAACTTGCAGCAGCTGAATCTTTCTTGTACCACATCCTCAAAGCTGTTCCTTCGGCATTTAAGCGCTTGAATGCGATTTTATTCAGGTTGAATTATGACTCGGAGATCAAAGAAATCAAGGAGATTCTACAGACACTTGAGATGGCGTGTAAGGAGCTtcgaaaccaaggagttttcgtgAAACTTCTTGAAGCAGTTCTTAAGGCCGGAAACCGAATGAATGCAGGTACTAATAGAGGTAATGCTCAAGCTTTCAACTTGGTTTCTTTAAGGAAACTCTCTGATGTGAAGAGTGTTGATGGAAAAACCACATTGCTACACTTTGTGGTCGAAGAAGTAGTTCGTTCTGAAGGGAAACGCGCGGTTCTTAACCGCAATCATAGTTTGACTCGTAGTTTCAGTAGGAGCAGTAGCAGCAGCAGTATCGGAGACTCTAAGAATTCTGCTACCTCGGATGAACAAAAACTAATGGAATATATAAAACTAGGATTACCAATTGTAGGAGGGGTCAGTGCCGAGTTTTCCAATGCAAAGAAAATTGCTTTAACAGATTACACTAGTTTCATCGGTTCTATTTCAACACTCTCTGCAAAGATAGTTGAAATTCGACAACTTGTTTTGCAGTGTGGAAATGATAAAGGAGGGAAGTTTGTGAGAGAGATGAACCATTTTCTTGAAAATTCTGAGAAGGATTTGCAACTGGTGAGGGAAGAACAAACAAGGATAATGCAGCTTGTTAAGAGAACAACAGATTATTACCAAGGAGGAGCTTTGAAAGACAGTGCAGGAGAACAGGCTCTTTATCTATTTGTCATAGTGAAGGATTTTCTCGGAATGGTGGATCAAGCGTGTATCGAGATTGCGCGTAACATGCAGAAAAAGAAGACATCTAAGGCAAAGTCTTAA
- the LOC131651484 gene encoding protein WVD2-like 7, whose product MGETTASNSALQVSVSFGRFENDSLSWERWSSFSPNKYLEEVEKCATPGSVAQKKAYFEAHYKKIAARKAELLAQEKEIQKDSFRSEDQNGIDLSSNGKDNTCETDSEFSISKVQGHTKERVKQEIGISPVGETSQSRVGDLKEEVAVNTDYQSSPVEVVSNKEEESGSHGSYKIDEPKEDVCIKLEETLDVVEAEDVKEISHVVYKETEKATQVEEKVVKLDHPNESKVISVNRENNVAKTKKKPVQPKSKASQISTPRSSKPTSNPTKTSTSASSTKKGNSSSLPKRRITSSMENKKVANRSLHMSMSLGSDPVPHTAMRKSLNMESMGDKDKDIVKPVPPTTMRKSLIMESMGDKDIVKRAFKTFQNGFNQLKTSGEVDRSLVKKQVPSRGTASKVSTSTTSRKENGRPTTVERMDKRSGNASRTLGPKSDTKTEKGKESSRKIEEKHNANEVQRTRLQTKLKEEKEAEMKKLKHDFKATPLPTFNRGQKASKSRTEKGDAKTENRR is encoded by the exons ATGGGAGAGACTACTGCTTCAAATTCTGCTTTGCAAGTGTCTGTTTCTTTTGGTAGATTTGAGAATGATTCTTTGTCATGGGAGAGATGGTCTTCTTTTTCTCCAAATAAGTACTTGGAAGAAGTTGAGAAGTGTGCCACACCTGGATCAGTAGCACAGAAGAAAGCTTACTTTGAAGCTCATTACAAGAAGATTGCTGCTCGGAAAGCCGAATTGTTGGCtcaagagaaggaaattcagAAGGATTCTTTCAGATCAGAAGATCAAAATGGTATAGATCTGAGTAGTAACGGCAAAGATAACACTTGTGAGACTGATTCAGAATTCAGTATATCTAAAGTTCAAGGTCATACTAAGGAACGCGTTAAGCAAGAAATCGGAATCAGCCCGGTTGGTGAAACCAGCCAGAGTCGAGTGGGTGATTTGAAGGAGGAGGTTGCGGTTAATACAGATTATCAAAGTTCACCGGTTGAGGTGGTCTCTAACAAAGAGGAAGAAAGTGGATCACATGGTTCCTACAAGATAGATGAGCCTAAAGAAGATGTGTGTATAAAACTAGAAGAAACTCTCGACGTTGTTGAAGCCGAAGATGTGAAAGAAATCTCACATGTTGTATACAAGGAAACAGAAAAGGCTACACAAGTTGAAGAAAAAGTTGTGAAATTGGATCATCCAAATGAATCTAAG GTTATCTCTGTCAACAGGGAAAATAATGTAGCCAAAACAAAGAAGAAACCGGTGCAACCAAAATCTAAGGCATCTCAAATTTCGACGCCAAGAAGTTCAAAGCCGACATCAAATCCAACTAAAACTTCGACGTCTGCCTCTTCAACTAAAAAAGGAAATTCGTCATCTTTACCTAAGAGACGGATTACTTCCAGTATGGAGAACAAAAAAGTTGCTAACCGATCTTTGCACATGTCTATGAGCTTAGGTTCCGATCCAGTTCCTCATACCGCTATGAGGAAATCTCTCAACATGGAGAGCATGGGGGATAAGGATAAGGACATAGTCAAACCAGTTCCTCCTACCACTATGAGGAAATCTCTCATCATGGAGAGTATGGGAGATAAGGACATAGTCAAACGAGCATTTAAGACATTCCAGAACGGTTTCAACCAGCTGAAAACTTCCGGCGAAGTAGACAGATCTTTAGTAAAAAAACAG GTTCCTTCAAGGGGGACTGCGTCAAAGGTTTCAACATCTACAACTTCGCGTAAAGAAAATGGACG GCCAACTACGGTTGAGAGGATGGATAAAAGAAGTGGAAATGCTTCACGAACTTTGGGCCCAAAAAGTGACACTAAAACAGAGAAAGGGAAAGAG TCCTCAAGAAAAATAGAGGAAAAACATAATGCAAATGAGGTACAAAGAACACGTCTCCAAACAAAATTGAAG GAGGAAAAAGAGGCAGAAATGAAAAAGCTAAAACATGATTTCAAGGCCACACCCCTACCAACTTTTAATCGTGGTCAAAAAGCATCAAAAAGTCGCACAGAAAAG GGTGATGCTAAAACTGAGAACCGTCGGTAG